The genomic region GGGGAGGCAGCGGGGCTATTGCTCTCCCGGCTGTGTCGAGATATAGAGCTCAGCTCCCCCGCAGAGTCCGGGCTCTGGGGTCTGCTCGGTCTCTTAATGTCTGACTTGGAGAGGATCCTCGCTCTGGGGCCGCCACCGCTGCTGCTACGTAGCTTCATGCTGTTGTTCCCGTTGTAGGAGTCTCCGCTGTCTGAGCCGTTTCCCTCCACAACTGTGGAGCAGTTCCACGGTGGGGTGATCCTTCGTGTCTTCCTTGTGATGCCTGACAGCGCTGTACTGGAGGAGGCATCTGAAACAGGCAGGGTGGGGTACTCAGATCTTGCACGCTCCAGGTCCTCGTGATGTGGTGGGGATTGATCTTCTCGTTCCTCCTGTTTGTCTGAAGGAGGGGACCGCGTCTCACTGCTGGTATTGTTGGAGTTGTTGTTGTGCTCCGTGGGACTCGGGACTCCTTCCTTGCCCTCCTTTTGACTGTCCGGCTTTCCACCAGGGTCTCCTTGAATTGGGACGAAGGCTGAGGAGGCATTGAGGAGAGGGTAGTTGGGTCCGTTGCCCTGTTTCTCCAGCAGTAACGTGTACCCGCTTGGTGCTGTGGGGATCGTACTCTTGCGTCCCACAGTCGTTCCCATGCAAACCTGATGCACCACTGAGTCCTTTTTCGACTTGCTGACATAATAATCATCCAGGTCATCCTTCAGGTGTGGGTAGTAGTCCAGAATGCCCTTCTTAATCCTCTTGAAGCCCAGATGCATGATCTCCAGCAGACTGAGGAAGAGGGAGATGCAGGCGATAGCTTGCATGAACATCATGAAAACAGTTTTCTCTGTCGGCCTCGAGACGAAGCAGTCCACCACGTTGGGACACGGCTCCCTCTCGCACTTGTAAAGGGTGCTCAGGCGGTTTCCATACAGGATGTATTGACCCGTCATGAAGCTGACCTCCACCACTGAGCGCGTAACAATGTGGGCCACGTAGGTGCACAGCAGGGAGCCCCTCAGTGGTGCTTTGTTGAGCTTCCCCTGCTCCAGCTGCCTCATCTCCTTTTCAatcctcttcttcacctctgtcaGCTCTGCATCCACCGCCTCCAGCTCCCGCCGGAGAGCCACTTTCTTGCAGTGGCGTTCCTTCTCCAGAGCGCGCAGCTGGTAGATGGCATGACCCATGTACACCAGGGAGGGCGAGGACACAAATATCACCTGGAGCACCCAGTAGCGGATGAGGGAAATGGGGAAGGCCTGGTCGTAGCATACATTCCGGCACCCCGGCTGCTCGGTGTTGCAGATGAAGTCGGACTGCTCGTCATTCCAAACGTCTTCTGCGGCGACGCCCAGGACCAGCATTCGGAATATGAACAGGATGGTCAGCCAGATCTTGCCAACCATGGTGGAGTGGATATGCACCTCCTCCAAGATCCCACCAAGGAAGTTCCAGTCTCCCATTTTTTACTTTAGCAGCTctgtaacaaaaaaagagagagaaactcaTTTATATACTAGGAGTTCAATGTTTCTTCTAACCACTTGCACCTTGCACCTGTGATCtcacctcctctctgtcagaATGAGAACCTTTCAACCTTCctaaaggacattcaaagctcttctttggatcttAGCTGCCTTTTTTTATGTTCTCCATaaacatgatcccacactgcttcagtaatgttgatgtcaaaactctggggaggccaatctatGACTCATAgagttccactgtgtgtttttctatccagggatgcttttactgcattggcagtgaatcaaaaaatgaagccaatcaGATTCATCACAGATGGTGTTGCATGATAGATCAAAATGTGAAGGTACTTCACTACAGCTGAAATGAAGCCCCAAGCATTGACAGCccccactgtgttttacaga from Pelmatolapia mariae isolate MD_Pm_ZW linkage group LG22, Pm_UMD_F_2, whole genome shotgun sequence harbors:
- the LOC135932794 gene encoding gap junction alpha-9 protein-like — its product is MGDWNFLGGILEEVHIHSTMVGKIWLTILFIFRMLVLGVAAEDVWNDEQSDFICNTEQPGCRNVCYDQAFPISLIRYWVLQVIFVSSPSLVYMGHAIYQLRALEKERHCKKVALRRELEAVDAELTEVKKRIEKEMRQLEQGKLNKAPLRGSLLCTYVAHIVTRSVVEVSFMTGQYILYGNRLSTLYKCEREPCPNVVDCFVSRPTEKTVFMMFMQAIACISLFLSLLEIMHLGFKRIKKGILDYYPHLKDDLDDYYVSKSKKDSVVHQVCMGTTVGRKSTIPTAPSGYTLLLEKQGNGPNYPLLNASSAFVPIQGDPGGKPDSQKEGKEGVPSPTEHNNNSNNTSSETRSPPSDKQEEREDQSPPHHEDLERARSEYPTLPVSDASSSTALSGITRKTRRITPPWNCSTVVEGNGSDSGDSYNGNNSMKLRSSSGGGPRARILSKSDIKRPSRPQSPDSAGELSSISRHSRESNSPAASPPNRRVSAASSASSRRAPTDLQI